The Saccharomonospora glauca K62 genome has a segment encoding these proteins:
- a CDS encoding MCE family protein translates to MKSFRERNPLTLGIVGTAVLVGATVAAVNYENLPLIGGGTTYQAEFAEAAGLVPSNEVRVAGIKVGEVTDVELAEDRVLVSFRVSDAWIGNRTTAEIKIKTLLGQKYLALHPTGDTVLDPDEPIPLSRTTTPYDVTAAFEQLAATAGAIDTEQLAESFRTLGETFDGAEEHVRNALDGLSALSRTIASRDEELAELLSNAHTVADTLADSSDEFDRLIDDGNLLLTELDRRRDAIHQLLTGARDLAEQVSGLVADNTEQLAPTLDALTEVTEILQRHRDDLDRALELAGPYFRVVNNAAGSGRWLDVYLCGLVPENRHPCEPPDRR, encoded by the coding sequence ATGAAGTCCTTCCGCGAACGCAACCCGTTGACTCTCGGCATCGTGGGCACGGCGGTGCTGGTGGGAGCCACCGTGGCGGCGGTCAACTACGAGAACCTGCCACTGATCGGCGGCGGGACCACCTATCAGGCCGAGTTCGCCGAGGCCGCCGGGCTCGTGCCGTCCAACGAGGTCCGCGTGGCCGGGATCAAGGTCGGCGAAGTCACCGACGTGGAACTCGCCGAGGACCGCGTCCTCGTCTCCTTCCGCGTCTCCGACGCCTGGATCGGCAACCGCACGACGGCGGAAATCAAGATCAAGACGTTGTTGGGGCAGAAGTATCTCGCCCTGCACCCGACGGGCGACACCGTGCTGGACCCCGACGAGCCCATCCCGTTGAGTCGCACCACCACGCCATACGACGTCACGGCCGCCTTCGAGCAACTCGCGGCGACGGCGGGCGCCATCGACACCGAACAGCTCGCCGAGAGCTTCCGCACCCTCGGGGAGACCTTCGACGGCGCCGAGGAACACGTCCGCAACGCGCTCGACGGCCTCTCCGCGTTGTCGCGGACGATCGCCTCACGCGACGAGGAGCTCGCCGAGCTCCTCTCCAACGCGCACACCGTGGCGGACACGCTCGCCGACTCCAGCGACGAGTTCGACCGGCTCATCGACGACGGCAACCTGCTGCTCACCGAACTCGACCGCCGACGTGACGCCATCCACCAGCTCCTCACCGGCGCGCGCGACCTCGCCGAGCAGGTCTCCGGGCTCGTCGCCGACAACACCGAGCAGCTCGCCCCCACGTTGGACGCGCTGACCGAGGTGACCGAGATCCTCCAGCGGCACCGCGACGACCTCGACCGCGCGCTCGAACTCGCCGGACCGTACTTCCGGGTCGTCAACAACGCCGCGGGCAGCGGCCGCTGGCTCGACGTCTACCTGTGCGGGCTCGTGCCGGAGAACCGCCATCCCTGCGAACCCCCGGATCGGAGGTGA
- a CDS encoding MCE family protein yields MRNTRLRKLGVRLTGLAFCLVLVLLVDLSVRIYDKQFTDSVTVTLRTDRVGNQLRENSDVKARGVLVGEVRSIKAVPGGAEVELALDPDTVSRLPKDVTALLVPKTLFGERYVQLSIPDNSTAAPLSDGDVIDQDRSENAIELERAFDELLPVLKAVQPQKLASTLSAVATALDGRGELVGDTLVRAANYLEEFNPNLPELHDNIRDLGEVAQLYGDISPDLLDALTDTAVTLGTVEEQGPQLRQLYAQVTTTSGDVTTFLRSNADNLIRLSAESRAPLEVAARYSPSFACTLRALDELKPAMDAVLGAGTNEPGLRMEGRLVTESRGAYRPGADDPVYTADSGPRCYPSGVTPREGMSPAPPRAGTGALVPDHENGTDLGLPNSPQERQLLSTLLAGELGVGADEVPDWSSVLVGPVYRGTEVTLK; encoded by the coding sequence ATGAGGAACACACGACTGCGCAAGCTCGGTGTCCGCCTGACCGGACTGGCCTTCTGCCTCGTTCTCGTGTTGTTGGTGGACCTGTCGGTGCGCATCTACGACAAGCAGTTCACCGACTCGGTGACGGTGACCTTGCGCACCGACCGGGTGGGGAACCAACTGCGCGAGAACTCCGACGTCAAGGCGCGGGGCGTCCTCGTCGGCGAGGTGCGCTCGATCAAGGCCGTACCCGGTGGGGCCGAGGTCGAACTGGCACTCGACCCCGACACCGTCTCCCGACTCCCCAAGGACGTGACCGCGCTGCTCGTGCCGAAGACCCTGTTCGGCGAGCGATACGTGCAACTCTCCATTCCCGACAACTCGACGGCTGCTCCGCTATCCGACGGCGACGTGATCGACCAGGACCGGTCGGAGAACGCGATCGAGCTGGAGCGGGCGTTCGACGAGTTGTTGCCCGTTCTGAAGGCCGTGCAGCCGCAGAAGCTCGCCAGCACGCTCAGCGCGGTGGCCACGGCGTTGGACGGCCGCGGCGAACTCGTCGGCGACACACTGGTGCGGGCGGCGAACTACCTTGAGGAGTTCAACCCGAACCTGCCGGAGTTGCACGACAACATCCGCGACCTCGGCGAGGTGGCCCAGCTCTACGGCGACATCTCGCCCGATCTGCTCGACGCACTCACCGACACCGCCGTGACGCTCGGCACCGTGGAGGAGCAGGGTCCCCAGCTTCGGCAGCTCTACGCGCAGGTGACCACGACGTCGGGCGATGTCACCACGTTCCTGCGCTCCAACGCCGACAACCTCATTCGGCTCTCGGCGGAGAGCCGGGCCCCGCTGGAAGTGGCCGCGCGCTACTCCCCAAGTTTCGCGTGCACGCTGCGCGCGCTCGACGAGTTGAAGCCGGCCATGGACGCGGTCCTCGGCGCGGGCACGAACGAGCCGGGACTGCGGATGGAGGGTCGTCTGGTCACCGAATCGCGAGGCGCCTACCGGCCGGGTGCCGACGACCCGGTCTACACCGCCGACTCGGGACCTCGGTGCTATCCCAGCGGTGTCACGCCCCGCGAAGGCATGTCCCCGGCCCCGCCGCGGGCCGGAACGGGCGCGCTGGTGCCCGACCACGAGAACGGGACCGACCTGGGACTGCCGAACTCGCCGCAGGAACGCCAACTGCTGTCCACCCTGCTCGCCGGGGAACTCGGCGTCGGGGCCGACGAGGTGCCCGACTGGAGCAGTGTCCTCGTCGGCCCCGTCTACCGGGGCACGGAGGTGACGCTGAAGTGA
- a CDS encoding MlaE family ABC transporter permease: MTTTPVGQRAAASLDRRLSFLDTLGESVLFSLRALAWVPRALRRYPREIVRLLAEVSFGSGALAVIGGTVGVMVGMTMFTGVVVGLQGYTALNQVGTAAFAGFISAYFNTREIAPLVAGLALSATVGCGFTAQLGAMRISEEVDALEVMGVPSVPYLVTTRIIAGFCAIIPLYAIGLLTSYVASRQITVWFYGQSEGTYDHYFGLFLPPEDVLWSFGKVLLFSVVVVLTHCYYGFHARGGPAGVGVAVGRAVRTAIVAVALIDFFASLAIWGATTTVRVAG, encoded by the coding sequence GTGACCACCACACCTGTCGGACAACGCGCGGCGGCGAGCCTCGACCGCCGACTGTCGTTCCTGGACACCCTCGGTGAGTCGGTGCTGTTCAGCCTGCGCGCCCTGGCATGGGTTCCGCGCGCGCTACGGCGTTATCCACGGGAGATCGTGCGCCTGCTCGCGGAGGTGAGCTTCGGCAGCGGCGCGCTCGCGGTGATCGGCGGCACGGTCGGCGTGATGGTCGGGATGACGATGTTCACCGGCGTGGTCGTCGGACTGCAGGGCTACACGGCGCTGAATCAAGTGGGCACGGCGGCGTTCGCGGGCTTCATCTCCGCGTACTTCAACACCCGTGAGATCGCCCCGCTCGTGGCGGGGCTCGCGCTGTCGGCCACGGTGGGGTGCGGATTCACGGCCCAACTCGGCGCCATGCGGATCTCCGAGGAGGTCGACGCGCTGGAGGTCATGGGCGTGCCGAGCGTGCCCTACCTCGTGACGACACGCATCATCGCCGGGTTCTGCGCCATCATCCCGCTGTACGCGATAGGACTGCTGACCTCCTACGTCGCCTCCCGCCAGATCACCGTGTGGTTCTACGGCCAGTCCGAAGGCACCTACGACCACTACTTCGGCCTGTTCCTGCCGCCGGAGGACGTGCTCTGGTCGTTCGGGAAGGTGTTGTTGTTCAGCGTGGTGGTGGTGCTCACCCACTGCTACTACGGCTTCCACGCGCGAGGCGGCCCCGCCGGCGTGGGCGTCGCCGTCGGACGCGCGGTCCGCACCGCGATCGTCGCGGTGGCTCTGATCGACTTCTTCGCCAGCCTCGCGATCTGGGGCGCGACGACGACCGTACGGGTGGCGGGATGA
- a CDS encoding MlaE family ABC transporter permease, with amino-acid sequence MYALALDVLRCLPRRPFQFREFVQQFWFIASVSILPTALVAIPFGGVIALHVGSLTTQIGAQSFTGAASVLAIIQQASPIVTALLIAGAGGSAMCADLGSRTIREEIDAMEVLGVSPVQRLVVPRVLAAMAVAVFLNGMVSVVGVCGGYFFNVVMQDGTPGAYLASFSALAQLPDLWISEIKALVFGFVAGVVAAYRGLNPAPGPKGVGDAVNQSVVITFLLLFCVNFVLTTVYLQLVPPKGM; translated from the coding sequence ATGTACGCCTTGGCGCTCGACGTTCTCCGCTGCCTCCCCCGCCGACCGTTCCAGTTCCGGGAGTTCGTGCAGCAGTTCTGGTTCATCGCCAGCGTGTCGATCCTGCCGACGGCGCTCGTGGCCATCCCGTTCGGCGGAGTGATCGCACTGCACGTCGGCTCACTGACCACCCAGATCGGGGCGCAGTCGTTCACCGGCGCGGCCAGCGTGCTCGCCATCATCCAGCAGGCCAGCCCCATCGTCACGGCACTGCTCATCGCGGGAGCGGGCGGCTCCGCGATGTGCGCGGACCTCGGTTCGCGCACCATCCGCGAGGAGATCGACGCCATGGAGGTGCTGGGGGTCTCCCCCGTGCAGCGGCTCGTGGTACCGCGGGTACTCGCCGCGATGGCCGTGGCCGTGTTCCTCAACGGCATGGTGAGCGTCGTCGGGGTGTGCGGCGGTTACTTCTTCAACGTCGTCATGCAGGACGGCACTCCCGGCGCCTACCTCGCGAGCTTCTCGGCGCTCGCCCAGCTCCCCGACCTCTGGATCAGTGAGATCAAGGCGCTCGTCTTCGGCTTCGTCGCCGGTGTCGTGGCCGCGTACCGGGGCCTCAACCCCGCGCCGGGCCCGAAGGGAGTCGGGGACGCGGTGAACCAGTCCGTGGTCATCACGTTCCTGCTGCTGTTCTGCGTGAACTTCGTCCTGACCACCGTGTACCTCCAGCTCGTGCCTCCGAAGGGGATGTGA
- a CDS encoding MCE family protein, producing MPRWTRTTRIATVLLVAAVATAGALWWVFGDHGDKTVTAYFDRAVGVYPGSDVKVLGVRVGEVVSVTPEPTRVRLTMTVDADAPVAKDTRALIVSPSVVADRYVQLSDLAHGGPRIADGAVIPSSRTAVPVELDELYTSLDDLATALGPDGANADGALSDLLDTGAGVLDGNGESFSRTVRDFGELARTLAESDDDLFATIDSLSVFTAMLAGNDTRVREATEQLASVTETLAADKEELSAALNLLGDALADLQEFVADNRAAFKSSVDDLADITQLVVERRASLAEALDIAPAAAENAYNAFDPRSGTLQGRVTPLEYLEEPGGSR from the coding sequence GTGCCGAGGTGGACCCGCACCACACGGATCGCCACGGTTCTCCTCGTGGCCGCCGTCGCGACGGCCGGAGCGCTGTGGTGGGTGTTCGGCGACCACGGCGACAAGACCGTGACGGCGTACTTCGACCGCGCCGTGGGCGTGTATCCCGGCTCGGACGTGAAGGTGCTCGGCGTGCGCGTCGGCGAGGTCGTGTCGGTGACCCCCGAACCGACACGCGTGCGGCTGACGATGACCGTGGACGCCGACGCGCCGGTCGCGAAGGACACGCGCGCGCTCATCGTCTCGCCGAGCGTCGTCGCCGACCGGTACGTGCAGCTCTCCGATCTCGCCCACGGCGGGCCCCGGATCGCCGACGGCGCCGTGATCCCCAGCTCCCGCACCGCCGTCCCCGTGGAACTCGACGAGCTGTACACCAGCCTCGACGACCTCGCCACCGCGCTCGGCCCCGACGGGGCCAACGCCGACGGAGCCCTGTCCGACCTCCTCGACACGGGCGCCGGGGTACTCGACGGCAACGGGGAGTCGTTCTCCCGGACCGTGCGCGACTTCGGTGAGCTGGCCCGCACGCTCGCCGAGTCCGACGACGACCTCTTCGCCACCATCGACTCGCTGTCGGTGTTCACCGCGATGCTCGCGGGCAACGACACGCGGGTGCGCGAGGCCACCGAACAGCTCGCGAGCGTGACCGAGACCCTGGCCGCCGACAAGGAGGAGCTCTCCGCGGCGCTGAACCTGCTCGGCGACGCGCTCGCGGACCTCCAGGAGTTCGTGGCCGACAACCGCGCCGCGTTCAAGTCGAGTGTGGACGACCTCGCCGACATCACCCAGCTCGTGGTCGAGCGCCGTGCCTCGCTGGCCGAGGCGCTCGACATCGCCCCGGCCGCCGCCGAGAACGCCTACAACGCCTTCGACCCGCGAAGCGGAACGCTGCAAGGCCGGGTCACCCCGCTGGAATACCTGGAAGAGCCCGGAGGTTCGCGGTGA
- a CDS encoding MCE family protein, with translation MTRRTTFTAVAVTACLLATGCAVADFDGAHDLPLPGGADVGDHPYRVTAHFDDVLDLVPHAAVKVNDVAVGRVESIELADTDDWQAEVVLLINGDVELPADTLANLRQSSLLGEKFVELEAPRHPEDEPWAPLTDGALIPVSRTNRHVEVEEVFGALSLLLNGGGIAQLRTINRELNEVLTGNETEIKEFLSHLDHLVSDLDAHRDEITDALDGLNRLSATLSEREDAIRGALNDLTPGLAELRDQRELLVTMLDSLDELSDVAVDVIHKTREDLVADLEALAPTLRGLADAGQSLPRSLEILATFPFTDAVLDSVEGDYLNAFVHVVPADDYTAPIPMLPLPTTDTPADGGDR, from the coding sequence GTGACGAGACGAACCACGTTCACCGCCGTGGCCGTCACGGCGTGCCTGCTGGCCACCGGTTGCGCAGTAGCGGACTTCGACGGGGCCCACGACCTTCCCCTGCCCGGTGGCGCCGACGTCGGCGACCACCCCTACCGGGTCACGGCGCACTTCGACGACGTGCTGGACCTCGTGCCGCACGCCGCCGTGAAGGTCAACGACGTGGCCGTCGGCAGGGTCGAGTCCATCGAACTGGCCGACACCGACGACTGGCAGGCGGAAGTCGTCCTGCTCATCAACGGTGACGTGGAGCTGCCCGCCGACACGCTGGCCAACCTCCGTCAGTCCAGCCTGCTCGGCGAGAAGTTCGTGGAACTGGAGGCTCCCCGGCATCCCGAGGACGAACCGTGGGCCCCGCTCACCGACGGCGCGCTCATCCCCGTGTCCCGCACCAACCGGCACGTGGAGGTGGAGGAGGTCTTCGGCGCGCTGTCCCTGCTGCTCAACGGCGGTGGCATCGCCCAGCTCCGCACGATCAACCGCGAGCTGAACGAGGTGCTGACGGGCAACGAGACCGAGATCAAAGAGTTCCTCTCCCACCTCGACCACCTGGTGTCCGATCTGGACGCGCACCGCGACGAGATCACGGACGCGCTCGACGGCCTCAACCGGCTCTCGGCCACGCTCTCCGAGCGCGAGGACGCCATCCGGGGCGCACTCAACGACCTCACCCCCGGCCTCGCAGAACTGCGCGACCAGCGGGAGCTGCTCGTGACGATGCTCGATTCCCTGGACGAGCTGTCCGACGTCGCGGTGGACGTCATCCACAAGACGAGAGAGGACCTCGTGGCCGACCTCGAAGCCCTCGCCCCCACGCTCCGGGGGCTCGCCGACGCGGGCCAGTCGTTGCCGCGGTCCCTGGAGATCCTCGCGACGTTCCCCTTCACCGACGCCGTTCTCGACAGCGTCGAGGGCGACTACCTCAACGCCTTCGTGCACGTCGTGCCCGCCGACGACTACACCGCCCCGATCCCCATGCTGCCGTTGCCGACCACCGACACCCCGGCCGACGGAGGTGACCGCTGA
- a CDS encoding MCE family protein — MRKLLAPLLKGLAFVLVTTVATALLALSISNVGVSERTSYSARFTDVTSLNPGDDVRIAGVRVGQVDELEIIDQHLARVHFSVDSSRRLPADTMAIIRYRNMIGQRYIALERGEQPSTDYLEPGAEIPLERTRPALDLTELFHGFQPLFSALDPEEVNQLSGEIIQVLQGESGTVESLLAHTGSLTATLAERDRVIGEVITNLNSVLDTINNEGDALTTLVSTLQELVTGLADDREAIGESVEGMAALTTATAGLFETARQPLKESIAGLREVSETLVSSSDDVERFLVTTPEKFTEIGRIASYGSFLNFYLCDAVLLTDPPTQINDGVLPARCHR, encoded by the coding sequence GTGAGAAAACTCCTCGCGCCGCTGCTCAAGGGCCTCGCGTTCGTGCTCGTCACCACGGTGGCCACGGCGCTGCTCGCCCTGTCCATCTCGAACGTCGGGGTGTCCGAACGCACCTCCTACAGCGCGAGGTTCACCGACGTCACCTCGCTCAACCCCGGAGATGACGTACGGATCGCCGGCGTCCGGGTCGGTCAGGTGGACGAGCTGGAGATCATCGATCAGCACCTCGCCCGCGTGCACTTCTCCGTGGACTCCTCACGCAGGCTGCCCGCCGACACCATGGCGATCATCCGCTACCGCAACATGATCGGGCAACGCTACATCGCGTTGGAGCGGGGTGAGCAGCCGAGCACCGACTACCTGGAGCCGGGAGCGGAGATCCCGCTGGAGCGCACCCGCCCCGCGCTGGACCTCACCGAGCTGTTCCACGGTTTCCAACCACTGTTCTCCGCCCTGGACCCCGAGGAGGTCAACCAGCTCTCCGGCGAGATCATCCAGGTGCTGCAGGGCGAGAGCGGCACCGTGGAGAGCCTGCTCGCCCACACGGGATCGCTCACCGCCACGCTCGCCGAGCGCGACCGGGTGATCGGTGAGGTGATCACGAACCTGAACTCGGTGCTCGACACGATCAACAACGAGGGCGACGCCCTGACCACCCTGGTGTCGACACTTCAGGAGCTGGTGACCGGACTGGCGGACGACCGCGAGGCCATCGGCGAGTCCGTCGAGGGCATGGCGGCACTCACCACGGCCACGGCGGGGCTGTTCGAGACGGCACGGCAGCCGCTCAAGGAAAGCATCGCGGGGTTGCGCGAGGTGTCGGAGACGCTCGTGTCCTCCTCCGACGATGTGGAACGCTTCCTGGTCACGACACCGGAGAAGTTCACCGAGATCGGCCGCATCGCCTCCTACGGCTCGTTCCTCAACTTCTATCTCTGCGACGCGGTGTTGCTCACCGACCCTCCGACGCAGATCAACGACGGAGTCCTCCCCGCGAGGTGCCACCGATGA